From the Apus apus isolate bApuApu2 chromosome 4, bApuApu2.pri.cur, whole genome shotgun sequence genome, one window contains:
- the R3HCC1L gene encoding coiled-coil domain-containing protein R3HCC1L produces MQQEAEGGRLRRRKPDMALYVPKARREREAQAVGDTLAGHRREPENHCLVQDTCPRGGVGQRRSPRARTQAGRVERRETKVDANPKEPRTFSARHCWRPAVNCPTVPGSLGASSSMQEPCPDLTVAQPWHGQDKVSHDQGLGKLSHSCQMMGTEPDPPSLLSAQPGAMEAPEPTGDATSPVPPSSPTLACRTQLSDVLEHLGSNNPDPARELSQSPGEGVLLLAGVDDQGRVPGLVWEAASPKTWEEKRECGGSFLAEQSEGCAAGVPEEEEKSRGMAEIAAESTLDAPGGASCESGCLRGGMGDAPVLPGDSTPGLGMSSLSQLLPSKEESTASAGHLCGENVPVSAVWGADSTSACIDGSTGYESSSLGDGEEPVSSTWEGASLESHKPLLPLELLCRDVEGLLTDTWAKELVGVDEDRGSLQQHQCNQEAEEEEGGLHSGSPKAEQTSAGTLSQTSPGTEESWDSMFNDDGDCLDPRLLEELSGGQKLQESQQSPCFNYYGAEPAPPDLSDAELPHVIEIYDFPSDFRTEDLMRVFCSYQKKGFDIKWVDDTHALGIFSSPIAACDALSTKHLMVKTRPLSQGTRASKAKARAYADYLQPAKERPETSAALARRLVIGALGVRSNQTPAQRDAERRKLQEARERKRLENKQREDAWEGRE; encoded by the exons ATGCAGCAGGAGGCGGAGGGCGGCCGGCTGCGCCGCAGGAAGCCCGACATGGCCCTCTATGTGCCCAAAGCACGGCGGGAGAGAGAAGCGCAAGCAGTGGGTGACACACTGGCCGGGCACCGCCGGGAGCCTGAAAACCACTGCCTGGTGCAGGACACTTGCCCACGTGGTGGCGTGGGGCAGAGGCGAAGTCCCCGTGCCAGGACACAGGCAGGCAGAGTGGAAAGGAGGGAGACCAAGGTGGATGCAAACCCAAAGGAGCCACGGACATTCTCTGCCAGACACTGCTGGAGGCCAGCAGTCAACTGCCCCACCGTGCCGGGGAGCCTGGGAGCATCATCCAGCATGCAGGAGCCATGTCCAGATCTGACTGTTGCCCAGCCCTGGCATGGGCAGGACAAAGTATCCCATGATCAAGGACTTGGGAagctcagccacagctgccaGATGATGGGAACTGAGCCTGACCCTCCATCCCTACTGAGTGCCCAGCCTGGGGCCATGGAGGCCCCAGAGCCCACGGGTGACGCTACAAGCCCAGTGCCCCCCAGTAGCCCAACACTGGCATGTCGGACACAGCTGAGTGATGTGTTGGAGCATTTGGGGAGCAACAACCCAGATCCAGCTAGGGAGCTCTCCCAGAGCCCAGGAGAGGgtgttctgctgctggcaggggtaGATGACCAGGGTAGGGTTCCTGGGTTGGTGTGGGAAGCTGCAAGTCCAAAAACctgggaagaaaagagggagTGTGGGGGTTCCttcctggcagagcagagtgagggctgtgctgctggagtgccagaggaggaggagaagtcGAGAGGCATGGCTGAAATTGCTGCGGAGAGCACCTTGGATGCCCCAGGAGGAGCCAGCTGTGAGTCTGGGTGCTTGAGAGGTGGCATGGGTGATGCACCAGTGCTCCCAGGGGACAGTaccccagggctgggcatgagcagcctgtcccagctgctaCCCAGCAAGGAAGAGAGCACTGCCAGTGCTGGGCATCTCTGTGGGGAGAATGTCCCGGTGTCTGCTGTCTGGGGGGCGGacagcacctctgcctgcaTAGATGGCAGCACCGGGTATGAGAGCAGCTCACTGGGTGATGGTGAGGAGCCAGTGAGCAGCACCTGGGAGGGAGCATCCCTGGAGAGCCATAAGCCTCTGCTacccctggagctgctgtgccgTGATGTAGAGGGGCTCTTGACAGACACCTGGGCCAAGGAGCTGGTGGGGGTGGACGAGGACAGAGgctcactgcagcagcaccagtgcaaccaggaggctgaggaggaagagggaggtCTTCACAGTGGCTCCCCAAAGGCGGAGCAGACCAGTGCCGGGACCCTGAGCCAGACCAGCCCTGGCACCGAGGAGAGCTGGGACTCGATGTTCAACGATGATGGGGACTGCCTGGACCCACGCCTGCTGGAGGAG CTCTCAGGGGGCCAGAAGCTCCAGGAGAGCCAGCAGTCACCCTGTTTCAACTACTACGGGGCCGAGCCTGCCCCACCAGACCTCAGCGATGCCGAGCTGCCCCACGTCATCGAGATCTATGATTTCCCCTCGGATTTCCGCACCGAGGACCTGATGCGTGTCTTCTGTAGCTATCA GAAAAAAGGCTTTGATATTAAGTGGGTGGATGATACACATGCCCTGGGCATCTTCTCCAGCCCCATAGCAG caTGTGATGCCCTCAGCACCAAGCACCTGATGGTGAAGACTCGCCCACTCTCCCAGGGCACCCGTGCCTCTAAAGCCAAAGCCAGGGCATATGCTG ACTACCTGCAGCCGGCCAAGGAGCGCCCTGAGACATCAGCTGCTTTGGCCAGGCGGCTGGTGATCGGCGCCCTGGGGGTACGCAGCAACCAGACGCCAGCCCAGAGAGACGCCGAGCGGAGGAAGCTGCAAGAAGCCCGGG AGAGGAAGCGCCTGGAGAACAAGCAGCGGGAGGATGCCTGGGAGGGTCGCGAGTGA